Proteins encoded together in one Zonotrichia leucophrys gambelii isolate GWCS_2022_RI chromosome 1, RI_Zleu_2.0, whole genome shotgun sequence window:
- the CHRDL2 gene encoding chordin-like protein 2, protein MLPGAGPLAFLLRCLLLLFASESRARARPEAFCDFNGKKYSPGESWHPYLEPQGLMYCIRCSCNENTSIRCSRIQCPALPCASPVTEPQQCCPRCPEPPSPSGLRAPARSCRYNGTTFQQGEMFSGSELFPGRQPNQCVQCSCSEGQIYCGLVTCPELLCSSPFSVPDSCCQVCKDGSLEKPSEEEPLQLNRGVRHSQDQCLGEVVGRKAPGATVSTALSSSLELIPRSFKPKGAGGTTVKIVLKEKHKKACVYNGKTYSHGEVWHPVFRLYGLLPCILCTCRDGVQDCHKLTCPKEYPCQHPEKVDGKCCKECPESGVRPTDAAGSPRCGRVLVYAFVPPRSEPAKDILRTVAIERELAEEVEIYNWKLIKGIFHLIQTKKISKQEFKQEAQNFRLITRTNEGHWNIFRAQTSELRMTESPEKETKTL, encoded by the exons ATGCTTCCCGGGGCGGGTCCCCTCGCCTTCCTGCTCCggtgcctcctgctcctgttcgCCTCCGAGAGCCGAGCCCGGGCCC GGCCGGAGGCGTTCTGCGACTTCAACGGCAAGAAGTACAGCCCGGGGGAGAGCTGGCACCCGTACCTGGAGCCGCAGGGGCTCATGTACTGCATCCGCTGCAGCTGCAACGAG AACACCAGCATCAGGTGCTCCCGGATCCAGTGCCCGGCGCTGCCGTGTGCCAGCCCCGTGACGGAGCCGCAGCAGTGCTGCCCGCGCTGTCCCG AGCCCCCGTCCCCGTCCGGGCTGCGGGCGCCCGCCAGGTCGTGCCGCTACAACGGGACCACGTTCCAGCAGGGAGAGATGTTCAGCGGCAGCGAGCTGTTCCCCGGCCGCCAGCCCAACCAGTGTGTGCAGTGCAGCTGCTCC GAAGGCCAGATTTACTGTGGCTTGGTGACCTGCCCCgagctgctgtgctcctctCCCTTCAGTGTGCCAGACTCCTGCTGCCAGGTCTGCAAAG ATGGCTCCCTTGAGAAGCCCTCGGAAGAGGAGCCCCTGCAGTTAAACAGAGGTGTT AGACATTCCCAGGATCAGTGCTTGGGAGAGGTGGTGGGCAGGAAGGCCCCTGGAGCCACCGTGTCCACGGctctcagctcttccctggagCTGATTCCCAGAAGCTTCAAACCCAAGGGAGCAGGTGGCACCACTGTCAAGATTGTCTTGAAAGAGAAGCACAAGAAAG cctgtgtgtaCAACGGGAAGACCTACTCGCACGGCGAGGTGTGGCACCCCGTGTTCCGGCTCTACGgcctgctgccctgcatcctCTGCACCTGCAGGGACGGCGTCCAGGACTGCCACAAGCTCACCTGCCCCAAGGAGTACCCCTGCCAGCACCCTGAAAAAGTGGATGGGAAGTGCTGTAAGGAATGTCCAG aAAGCGGGGTCAGACCCACGGACGCGGCGGGCAGCCCGCGGTGCGGCCGTGTCCTGGTGTACGCCTTCGTGCCGCCGCGCTCCGAGCCCGCCAAGGACATCCTCAGGACCGTGGCCATCgagagggagctggcagaggaggtGGAAATCTACAACTGGAAGCTGATTAAAG GAATATTCCATCTGATCCAGACCAAGAAGATCAGCAAGCAAGAATTCAAGCAAGAGGCACAAAACTTCAGGCTGATCACCAGGACAAACGAAG GTCACTGGAACATCTTCCGAGCGCAGACGTCGGAGCTGAGGATGACAGAGAGCCCAGAGAAGGAGACAAAGACCTTGTAA